The proteins below are encoded in one region of Burkholderiales bacterium:
- a CDS encoding dihydroorotase, with protein VYPLGALTQGLRGERLTEMAELCDAGCVAFSQADVPLRDAAVLLRAMQYAATFGFSVWLRPQNGSLARGGVAHDGELATRLGLAPIPVCAETVALATMLLLARETGAKLHLCRLSSAAGVAMIRAAKSEGLAITCDIAVNHAHLCENDIGFFDSNCHLSPPLRSAEDRDALRAALRDGTIDAICSDHTPVDDDAKQLPFAEAEIGATGLELLLPLTLRWAQESDVALVEALAKITSEPARIIGQADGLSGQPAGQLGVGAAADICIFHPERRWKVEAKSLKSQGKNTPFIGQEMLGKVRYTLVNGDVVREPT; from the coding sequence ATGTTTATCCGCTCGGCGCGCTGACCCAGGGTTTGCGCGGCGAGCGGCTGACCGAAATGGCCGAATTGTGCGATGCCGGTTGCGTGGCGTTTTCGCAAGCCGATGTGCCGCTGCGCGACGCTGCGGTGCTGTTGCGCGCGATGCAATATGCGGCGACCTTCGGTTTCAGCGTTTGGCTGCGCCCGCAAAACGGCAGTCTGGCGCGCGGCGGCGTCGCCCACGATGGCGAGCTCGCGACGCGTTTGGGCCTTGCGCCGATACCGGTTTGCGCCGAAACCGTGGCGTTGGCGACCATGCTGCTGCTGGCGCGCGAAACGGGCGCCAAACTGCATCTATGCCGGCTGTCGAGCGCCGCTGGCGTCGCCATGATCCGCGCCGCCAAAAGCGAAGGTCTCGCGATTACGTGCGACATCGCGGTCAATCATGCGCATCTGTGTGAAAACGACATCGGCTTTTTCGATTCGAATTGCCATCTGAGTCCGCCTTTGCGCAGCGCGGAGGATCGCGACGCGTTGCGCGCGGCTTTGCGGGACGGCACGATAGACGCAATCTGCTCCGACCATACGCCGGTCGACGATGACGCCAAGCAACTGCCGTTTGCCGAAGCCGAAATCGGCGCGACCGGTCTCGAACTCCTGCTGCCGCTGACCCTGAGATGGGCGCAGGAGAGTGATGTTGCACTGGTCGAAGCCCTTGCCAAAATCACCTCGGAACCGGCGCGGATCATCGGCCAGGCTGACGGTCTGAGCGGGCAACCGGCCGGTCAGCTTGGCGTGGGAGCCGCTGCCGACATCTGCATCTTCCATCCCGAGCGGCGCTGGAAGGTCGAAGCCAAGTCGCTGAAAAGCCAAGGCAAAAACACGCCTTTCATCGGCCAGGAAATGCTCGGCAAGGTACGCTATACACTGGTGAATGGCGATGTTGTTCGGGAGCCAACCTAA